In Ornithodoros turicata isolate Travis chromosome 1, ASM3712646v1, whole genome shotgun sequence, the DNA window AAATTTTTTTGTGAGCGCTATGGTCCtctagaagaaaaattaaaaatcaagcaaaatctcactctgcgcattttctatggcctatctcactcaaaagccgctATTTTCTCCTGCGTGTGCCTCATTTTCATTTCTccgcacacaggtggcaccaccGTACAGAACAAGATGATGAGTGTGTAACGTCAGAATCATGGTCAGAATAAGCGtgtcacatcgttgtaggcagcgccacctgtgcGAGGCgatatgaatgtgaagcagacgcAAGGAAAAATGGCAGTGTTTGCGcgagataggccattgaaaatgcatggggcgtgtttttgcttgatttttaattttctttctacatcaCCGTGGTCCCTACAAAAAATTACAATAAAACTTGAGACAAATGGCTATCCGTCTTCAAAGTTTGGGGTAGGCTAAACCCCAACTTCCATTTTCACAATGCAAATGAAATGTGTAACAGGATCCCGAACGTCAAGTGCGGACAGCGCAGGTCCATCGAACAGGTTTGTCGTGATCGGGCAGCGATCAACGCTGTGTCCGGCAGTGCATTTGGGGTATTAGCGTGCTACGTGTAGACACTGTGCGTGGCTTGTGGCCAGTGGAGCTCCCCCGAGAGCAAAAGACGTGGTTTACGATGAGAGAGCCAACGCAGAAATGCTAGACACTTCTCGACACTTCCTTTACACTCGATCTTTTAGATGTTGTACGTGAAATCCTTGCTCCTCGTCCGCGTGAGGACGTTGTTAACCTTTCCTTAGGGTGGCAGCTACGTGGCTGACTGCATCTTGCTATGGTCAGGTGTTAAACGCATAGTTCCACTGATTGCCAAACTTGTCTTCAAACTTCCTGCTGTCGATAGTATCCAGTGCACCAGCAACCCGTTGTACGGAGCGCCTAATAATCATGCAAAAGATCATTATTCAACAAGAAGGCGAGTCTAAAACAGATAATACACAATGGCGAGGACACCAATAATCTAAAAGATTACTTTTCAAAGAAAATATTGTCCTTTGGATTGCCCCTGATATGGCCATAGTGATTAGAGGTTGAAATTTTTTTAGGGACCAAAAACGACGACTTTGTGGGCAATTGTTGAGAAAAGGTTTGCCGAAAGGAAATCTTATTGATAGTCTCTAAGAATGACCCTTAAAAGTTCACCAATAAGGTATTATTACCCAATAAAATTTCCAAGACTGTTTTCTTTAGATACATGTTGAAGCAATGCCTGCTGCTATGCTGTTTAGGAGAATGCAGGCTTATTGGTGCTATATTCTTGCGTTACTTTATTTTTCACAAATTTTGAAGTGCTAAAAATTGTGTTCTGAGTCTCCAAATTTTGCACTCTGGTGAATGTAAACAACCGCAGAAGAGTAACGCTACATATTTAACCGGCAAGCATCTCAGTCTCGGGGCTTTGGTTGCGGATATCTTTACAAACCGTTTCACATACTCTACAGATAATAAAACGAGGCCATTCTGCctttttaatacacggcactgcctcGAAATTGACTAGAGCGCCACCAGACAGGCTATCTATCTGTAGCATGACTTATCAAATGCTTCTGTACAAGCCTtcttaaaaaaaggaaagagactCACTTGTTGAAGATCTTTTTCTCCAACCGTTTTCGAGGGCTTTCTGGTGCAACAGACTTCTTCTTCCGTTTCCCCTTGCTGGTTTTCCCCACTTCCAGATTAACCCCCGTTGCAGCTTCCAAGTCTCTCAACAAGCCAGGGTCTTGCCAGTCTGGTCGCGAAGCTTTCTGCCGCTTCTCGTCTACCTTGGAGGCTTCCTCGCCTTGAGGTTGTCCCATCGAATCACGAGGCACGATGGGCCCGTGGAAGGGACACTGAAACAAACTTttctcttaaagggactatgaaacgatttttttcttcgtttcgttcgaaagcagacatttttctgagtctagaaccgaaattttactttcgtcgcgcgagccgATTTCTCgagagcgaatttaaacggagcggcgaagggaggacagctggcgccgcgacgagctgccgagcggagacacaacgggtaacttgacgcgaccatggccggctcagcaacacgtcatcgtgacgtgttgccgagccgaggaatcccgccaggagcatgcgccgtaggatcccgcgtatgcgttcatcgggagtggaaatctccatgacagcagctttcgcgcgatcggcagatttcggcagtggcggcagccacagcgcgagctcacGGCATTAcatgccattgtgcaacaccggtgacgtaacggggaaccgaagagcggtccgtacagttacaccatcggcagggaaatatgcgcgggagaggaggaacgcggaagagacatttccagcgcgcgctcctcacagagtggagcgatttcgtccggaaaaatttgtggcatattagtttctctgcgggaagaacagtttccatcgaaaaaaagtatgggggttcgggaaatttgatagtccctttaaagtagcacagaagtcatttctAACACCCCGTTTTCTTCctgtaaaactgttaagtaggccagtaagggTGCACCGTGCGAAGTAATTcgcaccacagagtcataaatTATCGctgaaattgaatttaaagtacgccgcagaaagcgaccgtgcgcaacggcggtgaagagcagtaccagcccgTGATCTGCCTGGagcctcgcgctgacgctagaAGGAGAATGCGCGTTgcttggtctagagaaatgtagtctgctatCTCCTCTGTCGTCTACTACTCGGCCATTCGGgattctgaaaaagcctttctcctggctcggtaatgattcggccgctccttctatccccaattctccgggagaactggcaaaacaggtttacagcggcaaagggacaaggcgctgacccccactgaccggcgaaccagaacgagacTCCTTATACcatcatcggtgacgtggcatcatacctcctcatcctcgttatagctggagtggcgagttaagggtgaactcgcggagctacgtttatgtgagttttttttctgggaaacaaattgcacacatcaaaacctttcgcgctattcggtataatgacacacacactttcatcagatgtcttaacctgaaattttttggatggccctctgtacggcttgggacaaaagtttacagaacacaggggtgtcgcatttctccaatgaAGCGACAACCTAtcagcaaacaggagtggacacacatactgTGAGATGGGTGGAATAgccggccacccgtttcttattcgatgtCTTGCTGACAGCTAGCAggaggccgctccgatgaagaaatacgcagatgccgtgttctgtaaacttttgtcccaagctgtactcctttaaaggccAACTGGAGGCTTTAACCCACAATACTTACCTTATACCTGTCTCTGCGAGGACAGAGCTTGCCACTGGGCAGCGGCGCCCTGCAAGACCACTTGACAGGCACGAACTCCCCACTGAAATCTATGCGCCGCTGGCGCAGGGCTGCGCTCCATTCCTGAAAGGAACGTAGCTTGAGCTTACGGTTGTCAGGTGGCTTACAGAGGTCCTCACTTCGGGCGCAGTTTCTGGGGCGTCTCTGAGCTCAGCCGCAGACCAAAAATTATGCAAGTCCTGGCTCCTGCACAGAATAGAGCAGAGTAAGGGTACATTCCCACGCTGAAGGTCATCCGATGTTGACATTACAAGGTCGGAGGTCTGGATATTTAAGAAATCTCTTTTGGGAGGTCAACCCCAAACCGCAGGAATCATGAGGGGGAGAAGggaagctgggagagagagaaatggaTAACATTCGATTTACGTTCGTAGAACACTAGGGCTACTGAGATGTGTTCTTCCCTACCTTTGTTCACGAGcattatgagagttctatgaCGTTAACCGTAGCCACATCCATAGCCATAGCCATACCTGGTCAGACTGGGAGCTTCAATGTTCTCGTCTTCCCAGTAATAGAGGTCCAAATCATAATGTCGCCGAGGGGCTACGTCCTTCTTTGAACCTCCTGCTGTGCCGGAAGTCGTCCCAGTTGTCCCCGAAACGTCGCTGGCCCTGCTAGGACCGGCGACCGAAATGGGTTCGTTTGAACCGACACTCGCTGCATCCATGCTGCCAGAGTTCCTGTTGTAAAATGCGGAATATCGTCTCGCTATTATAACATTTACGAGGTTATCATACACCACCCACAATAACCACTACGTTACGCTATAATCGTGAGCTGCAACAAAAGACGTTTTGGGGTTAACTAAGAGAAACATCTACCAACAACCTTTTTATGTggttaaaggacaacggaaacgaaatttgtccattgcaaaaaggggaccgaacaaggtgtatatattatgtaaaattatggtgccactagtattttgcaagtacgctgtgtggatggccatatttctgacgattacgagagcgctgggccgcccactcgacacgatcgcccatggagcgcgccaagcattgcgggaaaatctgaggagcgcgtgacgtcaaatatctctcgcgctccatgtgcggctgcccggcacaaacacggcgaattctgaatgacgcctgaagatgtttgattcggagatctcgtggaagtctgaagacaatatatcctatgagagatgggttcgtacatgcttcttcgtctccgttctttccccgtagcaggaattagacgtacgccgaagcaccaaatgaaatgaagcgaaatgaaagtcaggaactcccaacaggagagccaacgtgcgtcacttccgtggtctgctacggcggcgcggcgacgctcaccaggggctcagagtgctccacggccgaattttGTATCACGATTGTGGCggcgtttcaactaatatacgcaaatctaagtcgaattccggattgttttggtacacatcgcaatatgaggcaaatagctttgcagcctattttcgtttccgtcgtcctttaaaaAAGAGAGACGAGCTAAATAATATTAAAGGTGTAAAACCACGCTTTTGTAAATGAATTAAAGAGGATCCAAAGCTCTTCATGATTGCCcacaaaagggaaaaaagaCAAAGGAGAAAAAGGACACTGGGTATACTGTAAAaggaaaataataaagatattAAAGAAGATGTAACGTACGACGATGTCGCCAGTTTTTGGGCAAGTTTTTGTAACTGCGCCTGGCGAGATGTGGGGTCGGAGGCCTCCTCGTCTTCACCGCACAGCGACCATTCTTTAGCCACAGACTGAGCTGACGTTACTTCACACGGCAAAGGGTCCAGCCCTGAATGGATTGTCAAAGTGAATTGAGTTCTGCATAAAAAAAATGTATGGACTATCCCTGCTACAGAGGTCCGTGAGGTGTTGTTTATTaattttattaatttattaatgTACAATTAAAATTCAATTATGAATCATTAATGCAATTAATTTAACCCTATAGCAAACCATACCACCATAGCAACGACGACGTAACAAAGACGACAAAGACAAGCCGAAAGTTTCAACCAACTTCACTAACGAACTTAAAAAGTTGTTATTGTCACTGCAATAACTATATACCGACCTGCCCAATTTCTGCTGCTACTTTCCAGAAATAAAAGGTGCAACAGAACCCCGCTGGATCCCTCCCTAATGCCACCTATTACTGTCACCTAATATTGTCACAATATGCCacctaatacccctgtcacacgggcattttcgatcctgctcgaccgaacctgcttgaacccaatgcagatcggatggtgctacacggccgcttgcaagcaggatcgaactttgatcctgcttgactcaagacagttcccataacaggattgagaatttcaagagtgctcgacggccgccatttgcatcctcgaccccggtgaactgtcataacttaagacggacatgcgcgcgaagctacaaatgatgcttacatcggtatacgataaattaccactaatatccctgttatataggaaacgcgaaattaatgagttccgtttattcatttgcacaggtcaaccattcaatgcgcattgaaagtggccgtgtagcagcgtcaaaactcgagcgtgctcgggaagttcaatgcagatcggattcgagaaggatcgaaatgcccgtgtgacaggggtattatattGTCACCTACCATATTCGGCCCTGCGGTGTTGAGGGATTACGGGCTCAAAGCCTTCCTTCTCGGGCACCTCGTCGAGGTCGTCGTCCGTAGAAGCCTCCTCTTCAATATGTAACTCGTTACACTTGTTCAGAGCAGCTTCCAAACGCCGTTTCAGATCTATGGTGGAGCGCAGCGCTTCGGAGACAGCGGGGTGGCTGATCTTGGCCAGCGACTGCAGCCACCTCTTCACTCGTGGCAGAAAAACAGATGACAGTTCACGCCTCTGGTCGGCTAACGTCTGAAGCAGGACAGCGTTGTCGCCCGACGCAAACACTCGAGGCTCGAGAGAGACCTCCAGCGAGAACGTTGGTCCCATTCCGTGAGCGTTCAAGTCATTGCCGTGGCCCGTGGCCGCCACATCTGCACAAATTTAATTATATACGTAcgagtcctttttttttcttcacgttttgGGGCAGAACTGCCCGGAAAACATGATGGTGATGAAAGTAAtggttctgaggctgaaacacgcACAACGGATGACCGCGGTATTCCAACACTTGGCcaagctccacaaaagctcctCGTTCACTTCTGCAGGAGATTTCACTTCTGCAGGGATTATAGAAAGAGggcaaataggttgtcacaaatagctgtctttgctgatattacgattcacttttccgacggtttagcTAGAACTTTGAAGCTAGaagacaagttgaaggaccgtagggatttcgggtagatattgGGTTTTACCCAatattcttgaaaacttgttcgggggggCGGGCAACTATCATAAAAAATCAGGTTTTACCCAAAAACGAAGGACCCTACGAATAGGGTATTGTAGCACATCTGAACTACAGCCAGAGAGGGGCGGTTTCAACTTTCGCTCAACTGCCACCCTTATAGATATCGAACTAGagattaaaaaaaatgaaaccgTGGAACTCGCGGAAGGACTCACCACTTGCGGACTCTGGCACGCTTACTCCACAGCCATCACAGGAATCGGGAGGCGGAACTATTAGCTCGAGACAGTTTTCCAGCTGAGTCAGGAGGGCTTCAACCTCGGGCGTACGTTCCGAAATGTCGCTCAGGAGTCGTTCAGCATTGTTGCGCTCGATCCTGGCCTCAGTGGGGTCCGACCCTAGAGCGACCTTCCATGTGGTCGGCAAAACATTGGTTCGTTAAAATGATGCCCCGAGGGAACCTCGAAGTCCTTCAAACGCACGCTCAATTAATACCTCCGTCACACGGCACTTTCCGTGCGGATTGAATCCGATCCGCATAGAGTTTCTCGAGAGAGAGTTTGGTCCGCGATGCTGCTACACGGTCCAACCAGATGCGTATTAAAAGGTTGGCTCGTTGACAGGCGGCGCTCACAGCCCCCGAGGCAGTACGGTGagattgacaaatatgttcctaaaaagtcgaGAATAACCGCATCCGCAATGTGCTGTTTATTAGGCCTTTACGGAGGGCGCGGTGTCAAGACAGGTCGAGGCTAAACAAGTTGGAAAATGCAGTCGCCCGTCATACCTATAGACTAAAACCGACGCCGTGAAATTCCATGGACTTTTACAGGAATATTTGGAAATTAATGCACGTTTTTGTTTACTACTACAAATTCGCCGAGTTCGAGGATGTCATTTGCAGTCTCCAAGCCGTCTCGAGAATCTCAATCCCGTTCAACGAACAGGATCGGGATAAGCAGGATCTgagttcgatcctgctcgaacgTGTCCGTGTAGCAGCGCCGGATCCGCATCGAGCTCGACGAGCATTGGCTCGACGCGGATCGGAAGTGCCCGTATGACTGAATATGTACGCTATGTGGCTCTATAGTTGGCCAATGCGTACGCTTATTTCTGCCTCCCTCCCTTCTCCCAGCTCACTGACTTTTGCTGCATTTTGTATACCTACGAAATGCACGTGTTATCGGAAAATGTAACACTCGACAAATTTAAATATTCCGTGCCTGCTGCATTAACGACGACGGTATTCAACAGTCCACAAATGTGGGAGAGCTGTAGTGGCATATCCAGACCCTCTGTTTGAGAGGGGGGGTTCTTTGTTGAAGTGTGTAACTGAGGAGGGGAGATGAGGGGGGGGGAAACGTTACGTGTAACCTAGTGTTCCCCGCTTTCCCGTATCCGCCACCGgggagcccatagtttgagtcGACACATAACCCACATGCTTGCAGCGCCTGAGGAAATTAGCTGCCAGTGCTAGTACTCTGTAGCTCGGTCCAAATTGTTCCTGCCAGCATCCCACGATGTGCGCTGCTTTCCGTTTCAGTTCCTTCGCCGTGCTCTGAAATAAGAGAAACGGACtgtagggaaaaaaaaagaaactctgTAGGGTCCCGTCTTGCTTGAGCTGCACAGGtcaggacaaaagtttacggaacacgcgagcggcgtactttttcttcggtgcgacgcCCTAGCGGCTGTgctcactgtttcggagggatggaagCGTTCGCTGTTAGCGACGCAAAGCGGTAGTTCCGGTGTCGCTCGGGCGTGCCTGAAAAGTTTAAGCTACCCCtctgtgtcgctaacagcgcacccttccacccctccgtaacagtgaactcaccccccttccgccagccgctagggcgtcgcaccgaagaaaaagtacgccgctcgcgtgttccgtaaacttttgtcccaacctgtacacagat includes these proteins:
- the LOC135377367 gene encoding UV-stimulated scaffold protein A-like, with product MSADLGGQQAETTKLVEALTRSGKQAVDPEIMKKLKALCRTSDDLLKHAHYLLRLELQKDDANVRYCALLVVDELFRRSHIFRTLILGDLQSFLELVLETNPDLPLPAPVSTAKELKRKAAHIVGCWQEQFGPSYRVLALAANFLRRCKHVALGSDPTEARIERNNAERLLSDISERTPEVEALLTQLENCLELIVPPPDSCDGCGVSVPESASDVAATGHGNDLNAHGMGPTFSLEVSLEPRVFASGDNAVLLQTLADQRRELSSVFLPRVKRWLQSLAKISHPAVSEALRSTIDLKRRLEAALNKCNELHIEEEASTDDDLDEVPEKEGFEPVIPQHRRAEYGLDPLPCEVTSAQSVAKEWSLCGEDEEASDPTSRQAQLQKLAQKLATSSNSGSMDAASVGSNEPISVAGPSRASDVSGTTGTTSGTAGGSKKDVAPRRHYDLDLYYWEDENIEAPSLTRSQDLHNFWSAAELRDAPETAPEEWSAALRQRRIDFSGEFVPVKWSCRAPLPSGKLCPRRDRYKCPFHGPIVPRDSMGQPQGEEASKVDEKRQKASRPDWQDPGLLRDLEAATGVNLEVGKTSKGKRKKKSVAPESPRKRLEKKIFNKRSVQRVAGALDTIDSRKFEDKFGNQWNYAFNT